A portion of the Geoalkalibacter ferrihydriticus DSM 17813 genome contains these proteins:
- a CDS encoding succinate dehydrogenase/fumarate reductase iron-sulfur subunit — protein MNLTLYVWRQKGPGEKGKLEKYEAKDVSPDSSFLEMLDEVNEELIRKGKEPIAFDHDCREGICGMCSQVINGVPHGPEEEITVCQLHMRTFKDGDAIYIEPWRSKAFPIIKDLVVDRTAFERIMQAYGYVSCHTGGCPTSTESHNGGVPDSNSILIPQPDAEAAMDAAACIGCGACVAACPNASAMLFTSAKVSQLALLPQGKPEAARRVKAMVEQMDKEGFGNCTNHYECEAACPKGISVSFIARMNRELIKAMPQAD, from the coding sequence ATGAATCTGACACTCTACGTTTGGCGCCAGAAAGGGCCCGGCGAAAAGGGCAAGCTTGAGAAATACGAAGCCAAGGACGTCAGTCCCGATTCGTCATTTCTTGAAATGCTTGATGAAGTCAACGAGGAATTGATCCGCAAAGGCAAGGAGCCTATTGCCTTCGATCATGACTGCAGGGAAGGCATCTGCGGGATGTGTTCTCAGGTCATTAACGGCGTTCCTCACGGGCCGGAGGAAGAAATCACTGTCTGCCAGTTGCACATGCGCACCTTCAAGGACGGAGATGCCATCTACATCGAGCCCTGGCGTTCCAAGGCTTTTCCCATAATCAAGGACCTGGTTGTCGACCGGACCGCCTTTGAGCGCATCATGCAGGCCTATGGGTATGTGAGTTGCCATACCGGCGGTTGTCCCACCTCTACGGAAAGCCACAATGGGGGGGTTCCCGACTCCAACTCGATTCTGATTCCCCAACCCGACGCCGAAGCCGCCATGGATGCCGCGGCCTGCATCGGTTGTGGAGCCTGCGTCGCAGCCTGCCCCAATGCGTCCGCGATGCTTTTCACCTCGGCGAAGGTTTCGCAGCTTGCGCTGCTTCCGCAGGGCAAGCCTGAAGCCGCGCGCCGTGTTAAAGCCATGGTCGAGCAAATGGACAAGGAAGGTTTCGGCAACTGCACCAACCATTATGAGTGCGAAGCAGCCTGCCCGAAAGGAATCAGCGTCTCCTTTATCGCGCGCATGAACCGCGAATTGATTAAGGCTATGCCTCAGGCAGATTGA
- a CDS encoding sigma 54-interacting transcriptional regulator, producing the protein MNLSKKRILLVDDDEDLLRLLSMRLTGNGYEVSLAQSGEEALGLLPVIRPQLVITDLRMEGMDGMGLFDAIRKAHSSLPVIILTAHGSIPDAVAATKRGVFTFLTKPLNSRELLREVDKALSLSPGGVGGELGQEWRREIITQSPLMEDLLSKAHLAAASGSSVLILGESGTGKELLARAIHQASARASKPFVAVNCGAIPDSLLESELFGHTKGAFTGADRNYSGLFRSADGGTLFLDEIGDMPLSLQVKLLRVLQEKQVRSIGSAIATNINVRIISATHRVLEDEIQEGNFREDLYYRLNVVSLELPTLAERREDIPLLANHFLQKFTSETGKTVGSFSSEALDVLISASWPGNIRQLGNVVEQAVALSTSHVISSDLINNAIRETPEDIPSFADARRQFEQEYLVQLLKITNGNVSHAARLAKRNRTEFYKLLSRHHIVPTLFK; encoded by the coding sequence ATGAATTTGAGTAAAAAACGTATTTTGCTGGTTGACGACGATGAAGATCTTCTCCGGCTGCTTTCCATGCGGCTTACCGGCAATGGCTATGAGGTCAGTCTGGCCCAGAGCGGCGAAGAAGCTCTGGGCTTGCTGCCGGTTATTCGACCTCAATTGGTGATTACCGATCTGCGTATGGAGGGGATGGACGGAATGGGGCTTTTCGATGCCATCCGCAAGGCACACTCGTCTCTGCCAGTCATTATTCTCACCGCCCATGGGTCGATCCCCGACGCGGTTGCCGCCACCAAGCGCGGCGTTTTTACTTTTCTCACCAAGCCTTTGAACAGCCGCGAACTGCTGCGCGAAGTTGACAAGGCGCTGAGCCTCTCACCCGGAGGTGTCGGTGGGGAACTTGGCCAGGAATGGCGGCGCGAAATAATTACTCAGAGCCCTCTCATGGAAGATCTGCTGAGCAAGGCTCATCTTGCCGCGGCCAGTGGTTCGAGTGTGCTGATCCTGGGGGAAAGCGGCACGGGCAAGGAACTTCTCGCGCGGGCAATTCATCAGGCCAGTGCGCGTGCGTCCAAACCCTTTGTCGCTGTGAACTGCGGTGCGATTCCCGACAGCCTTCTTGAGTCGGAACTCTTCGGTCACACCAAGGGCGCTTTTACCGGGGCTGATCGCAACTACTCGGGATTGTTCCGCTCCGCTGATGGCGGCACCCTGTTTCTTGATGAAATCGGCGACATGCCCCTTTCCCTGCAAGTCAAACTGCTGCGGGTGTTGCAGGAAAAGCAGGTGCGCTCCATTGGTTCGGCCATCGCAACCAATATCAACGTGCGGATTATTTCCGCGACTCACCGGGTGCTGGAGGACGAAATTCAGGAGGGAAACTTTCGTGAAGACCTTTATTATCGACTGAATGTGGTTTCCCTGGAGCTGCCGACACTGGCCGAGCGGCGTGAAGATATCCCCCTTTTGGCCAATCATTTTCTGCAAAAATTCACGAGTGAAACAGGTAAAACCGTCGGTAGTTTTTCTTCCGAAGCCCTCGATGTACTGATCAGCGCCAGTTGGCCCGGGAACATCCGCCAGTTGGGAAACGTGGTCGAACAGGCCGTAGCTTTATCCACCAGCCATGTCATTTCCTCCGATCTGATCAACAACGCCATTCGCGAGACACCAGAAGACATCCCTTCCTTTGCCGATGCCCGGCGCCAGTTTGAGCAGGAATACCTTGTACAGTTGCTCAAGATTACCAATGGCAATGTCAGTCATGCCGCGCGCCTCGCCAAGCGTAACCGCACTGAGTTCTACAAATTACTCAGCCGTCATCATATAGTGCCGACACTTTTTAAATAA
- a CDS encoding rhodanese-like domain-containing protein — MGVVDMFRPLSLLSARELRGWLLDQHPDDYLLLDVRQKQEYSRGHLPGAISMPLWELPERLRELDLNLPLILYCSFGLRSRAAAVLLHGAGCRDVAILEGGFAAWQGEVATGLDSQVLGVLDTSSNERFIAAAWLLEEGTEQFYLRIGAICEHMAVAFLFGELAKAEVQHKKTLSGLYEVFSGKQAGEHFALELLPRTEGEVFIEGGVPLREVCRWAEGRSARELLDLAIALETNAYDRYLTLKRRLSDENLQRIVEVLAGDERRHLKRLLAAYDEMIESGI, encoded by the coding sequence ATGGGTGTCGTTGATATGTTCAGGCCTCTGTCCCTGTTGTCTGCACGGGAATTGCGTGGTTGGTTGCTGGACCAGCATCCGGATGACTATCTGTTGCTCGATGTGCGTCAAAAGCAGGAGTATAGCAGGGGACACCTGCCAGGGGCGATTTCCATGCCCCTGTGGGAACTTCCGGAGCGCCTTCGCGAACTCGATTTAAATCTGCCTCTTATCCTCTATTGCAGTTTTGGTTTACGCAGTCGCGCAGCAGCCGTCCTGTTGCACGGCGCAGGTTGTCGTGACGTCGCAATTCTCGAGGGAGGCTTTGCCGCCTGGCAGGGAGAGGTCGCCACCGGGCTTGACAGCCAGGTGCTGGGCGTTCTTGACACCTCATCCAATGAACGGTTTATTGCCGCTGCCTGGCTGCTGGAAGAGGGAACCGAGCAGTTTTATCTCAGGATTGGCGCCATTTGTGAACATATGGCCGTGGCTTTCCTTTTCGGTGAACTGGCCAAAGCCGAGGTTCAGCATAAAAAAACACTGTCCGGATTATATGAAGTTTTCTCCGGAAAACAAGCTGGAGAACATTTTGCCCTTGAACTTTTGCCACGCACGGAAGGAGAGGTCTTTATTGAGGGCGGCGTCCCCCTGCGCGAAGTGTGCCGCTGGGCCGAAGGCAGAAGTGCGCGGGAGCTGTTGGATCTGGCCATCGCACTTGAAACCAATGCCTATGACCGCTACCTCACTCTAAAACGGCGTCTGTCTGATGAAAACCTTCAGCGTATCGTCGAGGTTCTGGCGGGCGACGAACGACGACACTTGAAAAGACTGCTGGCTGCCTACGACGAAATGATTGAATCCGGCATCTGA
- a CDS encoding sensor histidine kinase, translating to MSLLRPKSFQVLIVIGFGAVLMPLLVTMIAAEISVSRLVDKGTDAVYRSVAATDGGRIMLERLVELERKSRQYQVLKDPQILSEVAEKYDEFLSSLEHLKDLAAPQQQEVLEQLLVEAGILVTALHRPAGVSTDLDAFGDLNERAKAVYFNSYDLIVQEVEAMQSHAGRTQMVLLWTSLALITLTMALVMLFAQLLARPVKQINKGISRMGAGDYEQAISVGGPQDLQFLGERLNWLRLRLGEVEREKAKFLAHVSHELKTPLASIREGSELMMEEMAGPLNPQQREIVHILQKNSLQLQKLIENLLGFSRGQALGENGSVVDVLTLVEVVMEDQRAAVLKKELKMRTSLSPLHLQGDQDRLRILVDNLLSNAVKFTPVGGVVELSVGRDGDMALIEVGDSGPGITAEEAEKIFQPFYQGCAPCLSHVQGTGIGLSIVREYVASLRGKVAVEQSPAGGALFRVWLPLAVEDIS from the coding sequence ATGAGTTTGTTGCGTCCCAAATCTTTTCAGGTGCTCATCGTCATCGGCTTCGGCGCTGTGCTCATGCCCTTGCTGGTCACCATGATCGCTGCCGAAATCTCCGTCAGTCGGTTGGTGGACAAGGGTACCGATGCCGTTTATCGCTCTGTTGCGGCGACTGACGGGGGCCGCATCATGCTCGAGCGTCTGGTCGAACTGGAACGCAAGTCGCGCCAGTACCAGGTGCTGAAAGATCCGCAGATTCTTTCCGAGGTTGCTGAAAAATACGACGAATTTTTAAGCTCTCTGGAACACCTCAAGGACCTCGCAGCGCCGCAGCAGCAGGAGGTTCTCGAACAGCTTCTGGTGGAGGCGGGCATTCTGGTGACGGCACTTCACCGGCCTGCCGGTGTCTCGACCGATCTTGATGCTTTCGGCGATCTCAATGAGAGGGCCAAGGCGGTTTATTTCAACAGCTATGATCTGATCGTGCAGGAAGTCGAAGCCATGCAGTCTCATGCCGGTCGCACTCAGATGGTGCTGTTGTGGACGTCACTGGCGCTGATTACGCTCACTATGGCGCTGGTGATGCTTTTTGCGCAATTGCTGGCGCGTCCCGTCAAGCAGATCAACAAGGGGATCAGCCGCATGGGGGCCGGCGATTATGAGCAGGCCATCAGCGTTGGAGGGCCCCAGGATCTGCAGTTTCTTGGCGAACGTCTCAATTGGCTGCGCCTGCGGCTGGGCGAGGTCGAGCGGGAAAAAGCGAAATTTCTCGCGCATGTCAGCCATGAGCTGAAAACCCCTCTGGCCTCTATTCGAGAAGGCTCCGAATTGATGATGGAGGAAATGGCCGGACCTCTGAACCCACAACAGCGTGAAATTGTTCACATCCTGCAGAAAAACAGCCTGCAGTTGCAAAAACTCATCGAAAATCTGCTTGGTTTCAGTCGTGGGCAAGCTCTTGGAGAAAACGGTTCGGTGGTTGATGTTCTGACCCTGGTGGAGGTGGTCATGGAAGATCAACGGGCCGCGGTACTGAAAAAGGAGCTGAAAATGCGTACCAGCCTTTCTCCCCTGCACCTTCAGGGGGATCAGGACCGGCTGCGAATTCTGGTGGACAATCTGTTGTCCAATGCCGTCAAGTTTACCCCGGTTGGCGGCGTTGTCGAGTTGAGCGTCGGCCGCGATGGGGACATGGCCCTGATTGAGGTTGGTGATTCGGGACCGGGCATCACCGCCGAGGAGGCTGAGAAGATTTTTCAGCCCTTTTATCAAGGGTGCGCTCCCTGCTTGAGCCATGTTCAGGGTACGGGTATCGGTTTGTCCATTGTCAGGGAATATGTCGCATCCCTGCGGGGAAAGGTCGCCGTAGAGCAGAGCCCCGCCGGCGGAGCTTTATTTCGCGTATGGCTGCCACTTGCAGTGGAGGACATATCATGA